From Hydractinia symbiolongicarpus strain clone_291-10 chromosome 12, HSymV2.1, whole genome shotgun sequence, one genomic window encodes:
- the LOC130621359 gene encoding integumentary mucin C.1-like: MLQDKKIFSTVGWASLKIFHFSETSETAIYQKNGDIPPHFLSLPLSTFSAIHVCQPQISTKLAAPIIYPLSKDLIFLMYKYICFVATTRIGSIQCQTGNAIGAGKVALVMTDGRQTEDAPGAIKLDVASRPLKAKGVHMYALAIGKRYHIGQLIDIASTDLSIFRSRTFDGLLKIVANISKRICEELKKLSRSSHTFKKNLERSLSSPNYAQHHEHLLRGVTFLKDSKQILKVFHMSSTCLFIAEAKKHHPPPPSTTTTTTTTTTPTTPTTTPTTTTTTPTTTPTSPTTTTTTPTTTTTTPTTTTTTPTTTTTTPTTTTTTPTTTTTTPTTTTTTPTTTTTRPTTSTTTTESTTTEETTTPTTTESTTTEETTTPTTTESTTTEETTTTTTESTTTESTTTEETTTPLPITSTTTESTPTESTTTEKTTATATSTATPTQYTITIKTTTSNITTPVITTPNPTTEDVSTTPEPSTTTTTPYCPPICPPTCQTGGCINCCAPQGSVYTGAQTCPQGCHPGYHIPCNNGNCNQQCPQSCAVHCSPSCKRRCCKRRKFTD, from the exons ATGTTAcaagacaaaaaaatattctcCACCGTGGGTTGGGCGTCACTAAAGATATTTCACTTCTCTGAAACTTCTGAAACGGCTATCTACCAAAAAAATGGGGACATTCCTCCTCATTTTCTCTCACTTCCCCTTTCCACTTTCAGCGCAATTCATGTATGCCAACCACAAATAAGTACAAAA ctTGCAGCACCCATTATCTACCCATTATCTAAagatttgatatttttgatgtataaATACATTTGCTTTGTGGCGA CAACACGCATAGGTTCGATCCAATGTCAAACTGGTAATGCAATTGGCGCAGGAAAG GTAGCATTAGTAATGACAGATGGTAGACAAACTGAAGATGCACCAGGAGCAATTAAACTTGATGTAGCGTCAAGACCTTTGAAAGCAAAAGGCGTGCATATGTATGCTTTAGCAATTGGCAAACGCTATCATATTGGTCAATTAATTGACATTGCTTCTACTGACCTCAGCATTTTCAGATCAAGAACTTTTGATGGGCTTTTAAAGATTGTTGCGAACATTTCAAAACGGATTTGCGAAG AACTTAAGAAGTTGTCTAGGAGTTCgcatacatttaaaaaaaatcttgaacGGTCCTTAAGTTCCCCAAACTATGCACAACATCATGAACATCTCTTGAGAGGTGTT ACTTTTCTCAAAGACtccaaacaaattttaaaggtcttccatatgagctcaacttgtTTATTTATTGCGGAAGCAAAAAAACACC ATCCGCCCCCACCCAGCACCACAACTACAACGACTACTACTACGACGCCAACAACTCCTACCACGACGCCAACAACTACTACTACGACGCCAACAACTACTCCTACGTCACCAACAACTACTACCACGACACCAACAACTACTACAACGACGCCAACAACTACTACTACCACGCCAACAACTACTACAACGACGCCAACAACTACTACCACGACGCCAACAACTACTACTACGACGCCAACAACTACTACTACGACGCCAACAACTACTACGACGAGGCCAACGACTTCTACAACCACAACAGAATCCACAACAACTGAAGAAACAACAACACCGACAACAACAGAATCCACAACAACTGAAGAAACAACAACACCGACAACAACAGAATCCACAACTACCGAAGAAACGACTACGACAACGACAGAATCAACGACAACAGAATCCACGACGACTGAAGAAACAACAACACCGCTACCAATAACTTCGACAACAACAGAATCAACACCGACAGAGTCCACAACGACTGAAAAAACAACGGCAACAGCAACGTCAACTGCGACGCCAACACAATATACGATCACTATCAAAACAACAACGTCGAATATCACAACACCTGTAATAACGACACCTAACCCAACAACAGAAGATGTATCAACGACACCGGAACCTTCTACCACTACAACTACGCCATATTGTCCACCAATATGTCCTCCTACTTGTCAAACTGGCGGATGTATCAACTGTTGCGCTCCTCAAGGTTCTGTTTACACTGGCGCTCAAACGTGTCCTCAAGGATGTCATCCAGGTTACCATATACCGTGCAATAATGGAAATTGCAATCAACAGTGTCCTCAGTCATGTGCAGTGCATTGCTCTCCATCTTGCAAACGGCGTTGTTGCAAACGACGAAAATTTACCGACTGA